One Tunturibacter gelidoferens genomic region harbors:
- a CDS encoding substrate-binding domain-containing protein, translating to MAVRKTSKRLYLIPVLSKALDILELLQSENQPMTLESIHRQTRISKTTVYRVLKTFVHRGYLSQSPDGMYRQVTRPKKMRFGFGGQSADMPFSVEVTESLKDAAAAVGVDLLILDNRYDSATALRNAEEFVSSKVDLVIEFQVEQEVAPMIGDKIAGAKIPLIAIDIPHPHATYFGVDNYRVGIEAGETLGAHATTSWEGKVDWVIGLDLAEAGQLVQSRITGAFEGVRSGHPELPVEVFVRIDGRGMRDRSKKLISDFLQRHPKDRHILIAAATDSSALGAVDAVREQKREKHVAIVGQDCIAEAMQEMRKDKSPLIGSVSHEASSYGPSLIHLGLSLLRGQTVPPYNYVAHKMVTRESLSVVQV from the coding sequence ATGGCGGTACGAAAGACCTCGAAAAGACTTTATCTGATTCCTGTGTTGTCGAAGGCGCTGGATATTCTGGAGCTGCTGCAGTCGGAAAATCAGCCGATGACGCTGGAATCGATCCATCGACAGACGCGGATCTCGAAGACGACCGTCTACCGGGTGTTGAAGACGTTTGTTCATCGCGGATATCTTTCGCAGTCCCCCGATGGGATGTACCGGCAGGTGACGCGGCCGAAGAAGATGCGTTTCGGGTTTGGCGGGCAGAGCGCGGATATGCCGTTTTCGGTGGAGGTGACCGAGAGTTTGAAGGATGCGGCTGCGGCGGTGGGCGTCGATCTGCTGATTCTGGATAACCGTTATGACTCTGCAACTGCTTTGAGGAACGCAGAAGAGTTTGTCTCAAGCAAAGTGGATCTGGTGATCGAGTTCCAGGTGGAGCAAGAGGTTGCGCCGATGATCGGTGACAAGATTGCGGGAGCGAAGATTCCGCTGATTGCGATCGATATTCCGCATCCTCACGCGACTTATTTTGGAGTGGATAACTACCGGGTTGGAATTGAGGCGGGAGAGACGCTGGGGGCGCATGCGACGACGAGTTGGGAGGGGAAGGTTGATTGGGTGATCGGGCTGGATCTGGCTGAGGCGGGGCAGCTGGTGCAGAGCCGGATTACGGGTGCGTTTGAAGGAGTGAGGAGTGGACATCCGGAGTTACCGGTGGAGGTCTTTGTTCGGATCGACGGGCGGGGGATGCGCGACCGGAGTAAGAAGCTGATCTCGGATTTTCTGCAGCGACATCCCAAGGACAGACACATTCTGATTGCTGCGGCTACGGACTCGAGTGCGCTGGGTGCGGTGGATGCGGTGCGAGAGCAGAAACGCGAGAAGCATGTGGCGATTGTGGGGCAGGATTGCATTGCAGAGGCCATGCAGGAGATGCGGAAGGACAAATCACCGCTGATCGGATCGGTTTCGCATGAGGCGAGCTCGTATGGGCCGAGTTTGATTCATCTTGGACTGTCACTGCTGCGGGGACAGACGGTTCCTCCTTACAACTATGTGGCCCATAAGATGGTGACCCGGGAGTCACTTAGTGTAGTGCAAGTTTGA
- a CDS encoding diguanylate cyclase, which translates to MPRPNTPAFPFTFPLPSIIAILLAITLHLNAQQFTFQRFDQDEGLKNHDVFKLIQDKTGYLWAATENGLFRYDGAEFHRFGAADGILESLVIDVYQDDSGRIWVATNDHLYYLSGSRFEAIPFTPGAQFTPGQHLTSIDSRHILFLNKGALMLAQPAGTPQHWIVTPYFNPQQIATHPALSQLHNVFADRDGTLWLGCAQQLCHINGSQIEILGAQQGVSAEPWRVIFRDRQNALWIRDSQHIRALTPGSSAFIDRSIAPDTLGTFSGSGILTIAEDRNGCVLTQTASGIARWSGDRWQFFDRANGLDFPDISTIFSDQNGSLWFSSRGHGLRRWLGYDDVENWTVSQGLSNDIVWTIFRDRQRHIWFGDESQVSQLDEAQNHILPSKALPPAPFEKTDGITQSPDGSLWIVNIYGQLLHSNPATRRFTQIAKLPTIARLFTDSSHRIWLLSREGLYVIKDPVSDPHPEKVDNALTATDAFANATEAANGTLWFISDHHLYRLSRNQFNEPDQWTEITLDKSLIQGQMRGIAAAADGTLWIGGGLPSLLHLRIDSNQGHLVASFASPEIVSTDVQFVRFDRRGWLWVGTDLGVNVFNGTVWKLLTQRDGLISNDTNEGAFLADADGSVWVGVNGGAIHLLHPEHLFSNVPLKVMIESATLGTRPLNLAANKDVWRWRDAPLDVAFTSLNYDRQGSTLFRYRLLGLEPAWNQTASHHLHYAAMPPGSFRFEVEAIDPDQQRHSAIVSFAVSIRPPWWRTRTFYLCLAVFSFLCSLLFWHLRERRLIKRQLLLEKLVAQRTSELEAEKRELLTTREALHHQATHDALTGLWNRSAILDILQRELDHARRDGTQLAVVLADIDYFKKINDTLGHLAGDLILRDAAHRMAQNIRPSDFIGRYGGEEFLIVLPGLPEGDPPARLSQIQHAISQTPFFYLAESIHVTSSFGAAWINLETISVEDMIRHSDEALYAAKASGRNRIVFHPSPHSQALSTRQPKRPVTTRDRHDDDNISQT; encoded by the coding sequence TTGCCCCGTCCCAACACACCCGCCTTTCCCTTTACCTTCCCGCTCCCGTCGATCATAGCGATCCTCTTGGCCATAACGCTCCATCTCAACGCCCAGCAATTTACCTTTCAACGCTTCGATCAGGACGAAGGCCTCAAAAATCACGACGTCTTCAAACTCATACAGGACAAGACAGGATATCTCTGGGCCGCCACCGAAAACGGCCTCTTTCGCTACGACGGCGCAGAGTTTCATCGCTTTGGTGCGGCTGACGGAATCCTCGAAAGCCTGGTCATCGACGTCTATCAGGACGACTCCGGCCGCATCTGGGTAGCGACCAACGATCACCTCTACTATCTCTCGGGCTCTCGCTTCGAAGCCATTCCCTTCACACCCGGCGCACAGTTCACCCCCGGCCAGCATCTCACTTCCATCGACTCCCGCCACATCCTCTTCCTCAACAAGGGCGCGTTGATGCTCGCTCAGCCCGCCGGCACGCCGCAACACTGGATCGTCACGCCCTACTTCAATCCTCAGCAGATCGCCACACATCCCGCGCTCTCCCAGCTGCACAACGTCTTCGCAGATCGCGACGGCACCCTCTGGCTGGGCTGCGCACAACAGCTCTGTCACATCAACGGAAGTCAGATCGAAATACTGGGCGCTCAACAAGGAGTTTCCGCCGAGCCGTGGCGAGTTATCTTTCGTGATCGCCAGAATGCGCTCTGGATAAGAGACAGCCAGCACATCCGCGCTCTCACCCCCGGAAGCAGCGCCTTCATTGACCGCAGCATAGCTCCGGACACCCTCGGGACCTTCAGCGGATCAGGTATCCTCACCATCGCCGAAGATCGCAACGGATGCGTCCTGACGCAGACCGCCTCCGGCATAGCCCGTTGGAGCGGCGATCGTTGGCAGTTCTTCGACCGCGCCAACGGCCTCGATTTCCCCGACATCAGCACCATCTTCTCCGACCAGAACGGCTCCCTCTGGTTCAGCAGCCGCGGACATGGTCTCCGCCGCTGGCTCGGCTACGACGACGTAGAAAACTGGACAGTCTCTCAGGGCCTCAGCAACGACATCGTCTGGACCATCTTCCGCGATCGTCAAAGACACATCTGGTTCGGGGACGAATCTCAGGTAAGCCAGCTCGACGAAGCTCAAAACCACATCCTCCCGTCAAAGGCTCTTCCGCCAGCTCCCTTCGAAAAGACAGACGGCATCACCCAATCTCCCGACGGCTCCCTCTGGATCGTCAACATCTACGGCCAGCTCTTGCACTCCAATCCCGCCACCCGGCGATTCACCCAGATCGCAAAGCTGCCAACCATCGCCAGGCTCTTCACCGACTCCTCCCATCGCATCTGGCTACTCTCTCGCGAAGGCCTATACGTCATCAAGGATCCGGTCTCAGATCCTCACCCCGAAAAGGTCGACAACGCCCTCACCGCCACCGATGCCTTCGCAAACGCAACCGAAGCCGCCAATGGCACACTCTGGTTCATCTCCGACCATCATCTCTACCGTCTCTCGCGCAACCAATTCAACGAGCCCGATCAATGGACCGAGATCACCCTCGACAAATCCCTCATCCAGGGACAGATGCGTGGCATCGCCGCCGCAGCTGACGGCACCCTCTGGATCGGCGGCGGCCTTCCTTCCCTGCTCCATCTCCGCATCGACAGCAATCAAGGCCATCTCGTTGCGTCTTTTGCCAGCCCCGAGATCGTCTCTACCGACGTTCAGTTCGTCCGCTTCGACCGCCGCGGCTGGCTCTGGGTCGGAACCGACCTCGGCGTCAACGTCTTCAACGGAACAGTCTGGAAGCTCCTCACCCAACGCGACGGTCTCATCTCCAACGACACCAATGAAGGAGCCTTCCTCGCCGACGCCGACGGCTCCGTCTGGGTCGGCGTCAACGGCGGAGCCATTCATCTCCTCCATCCCGAACACCTCTTCTCCAACGTGCCTCTCAAGGTGATGATCGAGTCCGCGACCCTCGGCACCCGCCCTCTCAATCTCGCTGCCAACAAAGATGTATGGCGTTGGCGCGACGCTCCACTCGACGTCGCATTCACCTCACTCAACTACGACCGTCAGGGCTCCACGCTCTTTCGATATCGCCTCCTCGGCCTCGAGCCCGCATGGAATCAGACCGCCTCGCACCATCTGCACTACGCCGCCATGCCACCCGGCAGCTTCCGCTTCGAAGTCGAAGCAATTGACCCTGATCAGCAAAGACACTCCGCCATCGTATCCTTCGCAGTCTCCATCCGGCCTCCCTGGTGGCGTACCCGCACCTTCTATCTCTGCCTCGCGGTCTTCTCCTTCCTCTGCTCTCTCCTCTTCTGGCATCTGCGCGAGCGCCGGCTCATCAAGCGACAGCTGCTATTGGAAAAACTCGTCGCACAGCGCACCAGCGAACTCGAAGCCGAAAAGAGGGAGCTCCTCACAACCCGCGAAGCTCTCCACCACCAGGCCACTCACGATGCACTGACAGGCCTGTGGAACCGATCCGCAATCCTCGACATCCTTCAGCGCGAGTTGGACCACGCCCGCCGCGACGGCACTCAATTAGCCGTCGTTCTGGCAGACATCGACTACTTCAAAAAAATCAATGACACCCTCGGCCACCTCGCCGGCGATCTCATCCTGCGCGACGCAGCTCATCGCATGGCACAAAACATCCGCCCCTCGGACTTCATCGGGCGCTACGGCGGAGAAGAGTTCCTCATCGTTCTGCCAGGGCTTCCTGAAGGCGATCCTCCTGCGCGTCTCAGCCAGATCCAGCACGCCATCTCCCAGACTCCATTTTTCTATCTCGCCGAGTCCATCCACGTGACCTCAAGCTTCGGAGCAGCCTGGATCAACCTCGAAACCATCAGCGTGGAAGACATGATCCGACACTCCGACGAAGCTCTCTACGCCGCCAAGGCCTCTGGTCGCAACCGCATCGTCTTCCACCCCAGCCCCCACAGCCAGGCGCTCTCTACGAGACAACCTAAGCGACCCGTCACCACTCGCGACCGCCATGATGACGACAACATCTCTCAGACGTAG